From Sinorhizobium sp. B11:
ATCTCGTTCATTCCTATGCGCCCAACGCGTGAGGGCAACCTATATTGCTTCCTCGGGAAATCCAAGCCTTTTTCTTCGCAATAGCAACAATGTCCAGTTCGATGCTGCAATTTGTCGCCAGTCATGCCGGCGAGAACACGAGCACTCTGTCATTCTGACCATAGTCTTTCACGGATTTGAGGCACTTGAAGCCTTCCGCTTCAAAGATCGCCGTCACATCGTTTCGCTGATCATAGCCTATTTCAAGTCCGACGATCCCATTTGGCCGTACGAACCTTCCGGCATCTTTTGCTATGGCTTTGTAGGCGTCAAGCCCATCCGAGCCGCCGTCCAGAGCTGCAGCTGGATCAAATTTCGTCACTTCGGGAGCGAGATCGTGAATAACATTGGAAGCAATATAGGGCGGATTTGAGACAAGCGCATGAAACGTCCCGTGGATGTTCTCGAACCAGTTCGACCGAATGGTCGTGAATCGATCCTGCAAACCGTTTCTTTCTGCGTTTGATCTTGCCGTCTCAAGTGCATCGGTCGAAATGTCGCTGCCGATGCCTGATGCTTCCGGGCATTCACTCAGGAGCGCAAGACAAATCGCTCCGGTCCCGGTTCCTAGATCAAGGATGTGGAGATTGCCCTCCGTCTTTGCAAGGTCGCGCAGATAAGGAATGATCGTATCGACGAGGATTTCCGTATCCGGTCGCGGTTCCAGCGTGCCGGCGGACAGCGAAAGCGGCAGGCCGTAGAACTCCCGCTCTCCGAGAATGCGATGCACCGGCTCGTGTTTCAACCGCCTTTCGATCGCCCGACCGATGGTTCCCGCCTGCTCTTCCGAAACCACGTCACGGCCTGCGGTCAGCATCTCGGTCGGCGAGAGCTTCAACAATCCCGAAATCAGCAGCCGCGCATCGGTCTGCGGATCAGCGATGCCGGCTTCCGTGAAACGGCGCCGGGCCTCCGCAAGCATTTCGGAAACCGTCGGCCCGGATGCGGTCATTGCTGTTCGCCAAGCTGCGCGAGCTGGCTCGCCTGATAATCAGCAAGCAGCGCATCCACCACTTCGTC
This genomic window contains:
- the prmC gene encoding peptide chain release factor N(5)-glutamine methyltransferase; the encoded protein is MTASGPTVSEMLAEARRRFTEAGIADPQTDARLLISGLLKLSPTEMLTAGRDVVSEEQAGTIGRAIERRLKHEPVHRILGEREFYGLPLSLSAGTLEPRPDTEILVDTIIPYLRDLAKTEGNLHILDLGTGTGAICLALLSECPEASGIGSDISTDALETARSNAERNGLQDRFTTIRSNWFENIHGTFHALVSNPPYIASNVIHDLAPEVTKFDPAAALDGGSDGLDAYKAIAKDAGRFVRPNGIVGLEIGYDQRNDVTAIFEAEGFKCLKSVKDYGQNDRVLVFSPA